In one window of Brachymonas denitrificans DNA:
- a CDS encoding DNA-binding protein, producing MRPAEFPAEAIIEAGQALQAAGRNVTGFALRQKVGGGNPTRLKQVWDDHLAKVQPVVELPVEIADALAQVTKSLTEQLATLGAGLYARVDEDAQRKIAVAQRAAAIEVDAATDEADSFKAERDDALAEVEALKAKLAESQAQAQTQAVELAQLRERLSASGTELTHAREELSQARDQAAEAREEAARLRGQVEAIEGQRAELVKVLAERPGEMGAGKGTK from the coding sequence ATGCGTCCAGCCGAATTTCCAGCAGAAGCCATCATCGAAGCCGGTCAAGCCCTCCAAGCGGCGGGGCGGAACGTCACCGGGTTCGCGCTCCGGCAGAAGGTCGGCGGCGGCAACCCGACGCGGCTCAAGCAAGTTTGGGATGACCACTTGGCCAAGGTTCAGCCGGTCGTTGAGCTGCCGGTAGAGATTGCTGACGCGCTGGCTCAAGTCACCAAATCGTTGACAGAGCAGCTTGCGACGCTTGGCGCGGGGTTGTATGCCCGCGTCGATGAGGACGCTCAGCGCAAGATTGCAGTAGCCCAACGAGCCGCCGCCATCGAGGTGGATGCAGCCACTGACGAAGCTGATAGCTTCAAGGCTGAGCGTGATGACGCGCTGGCTGAGGTCGAGGCCTTGAAGGCGAAGCTCGCCGAGTCGCAGGCTCAAGCGCAGACGCAGGCGGTCGAGCTGGCCCAGTTGCGTGAGCGTTTGTCAGCATCTGGCACGGAACTGACCCACGCCCGTGAGGAACTCTCACAGGCCCGCGATCAGGCGGCAGAGGCCCGCGAAGAAGCTGCCCGCTTGCGCGGTCAGGTCGAGGCCATTGAGGGGCAGCGCGCCGAGCTGGTCAAGGTCTTGGCCGAGCGGCCGGGGGAGATGGGCGCAGGGAAGGGCACCAAGTGA
- a CDS encoding replication initiation protein — MEQAPYIPRCSDDKTATKKRPTVYAVRWPYMQVNRPGMVSWLVFDCDHADVFRWEAAGLPPPNLIVTNREGRGDGFHLFYAITPVCTTEAARSRPQDYMRAIRDRMVELLGADPNYHGSGVTKTPGHPWWHTIELHAHEYSLGELNEYFELPKRERRFGKVPDLSLHHHARHATMFHELRYFAYSIVGGMREQSTYDAFFNRLMAEAQRLNNYGSKRGFFDFKRMVPHTDLRSSQVRATVRSIARWTWDRYTGDGRCHRGVMALDKSLPLPDRQRLAAERTHSERTKKTGERVLIACRVLRQKGEQLTQVAIAALTRLSRQTVAKYQQLIDEFDWLAPEAPAPKEEAARQPVVVKFAAYQMPAPPAAAGESGMAGVDRPVRGARLRLVVGRAPPDLDSS, encoded by the coding sequence ATGGAACAGGCTCCATACATTCCGCGCTGCTCGGACGACAAGACTGCGACCAAAAAGCGTCCGACCGTCTATGCGGTTCGCTGGCCCTACATGCAGGTCAACCGACCAGGCATGGTGTCATGGCTCGTTTTTGACTGTGACCATGCGGATGTTTTCCGCTGGGAAGCAGCCGGGCTGCCCCCTCCCAATCTCATCGTCACCAACCGGGAAGGCCGGGGCGACGGATTCCACCTGTTCTACGCGATCACGCCGGTCTGCACGACCGAGGCTGCGCGCTCGCGCCCACAGGACTACATGCGCGCCATCCGTGATCGGATGGTCGAGCTGCTGGGTGCTGACCCCAACTATCACGGCAGTGGCGTCACCAAGACGCCCGGCCATCCGTGGTGGCACACCATCGAGCTGCACGCACACGAGTATTCGCTGGGTGAGCTGAACGAGTATTTCGAGCTGCCCAAGAGGGAACGCCGCTTCGGCAAGGTGCCAGACCTGTCGCTGCACCATCACGCCCGGCACGCGACCATGTTCCACGAGCTGCGCTACTTTGCCTATTCCATCGTCGGCGGGATGCGGGAACAGAGCACCTACGACGCATTTTTCAACCGCCTGATGGCCGAGGCCCAGCGCCTCAACAACTATGGCAGCAAGCGCGGTTTCTTCGACTTCAAGCGCATGGTGCCGCACACCGATCTGCGCAGCTCACAGGTGCGCGCCACGGTGCGCAGCATCGCTAGGTGGACTTGGGATCGGTACACGGGCGACGGCCGCTGCCACCGGGGCGTCATGGCCCTCGACAAGTCGCTGCCGCTGCCTGATCGCCAGCGCCTCGCGGCCGAGCGCACCCACTCAGAACGCACCAAAAAGACCGGCGAGCGCGTCCTGATCGCTTGCCGCGTGCTGCGCCAGAAGGGCGAGCAGCTCACGCAGGTGGCCATCGCGGCGCTGACGCGCCTCTCACGCCAGACCGTGGCCAAGTACCAGCAACTGATCGACGAATTCGACTGGCTCGCACCAGAGGCCCCCGCGCCGAAGGAGGAGGCCGCTCGCCAGCCGGTGGTTGTTAAGTTTGCTGCATATCAGATGCCCGCCCCCCCGGCCGCCGCAGGCGAGTCCGGCATGGCTGGGGTTGACCGGCCTGTTCGGGGTGCTCGGTTGAGGCTTGTGGTCGGTCGTGCGCCGCCTGATCTCGATTCGAGCTGA
- the parC gene encoding ParC family partition-associated protein, which yields MLTTTASVVAPKVLKELIAAGSVSAARVEPGDKGLLIVVRAGMNERVLGAARGGLRYFQSLDGAASVLQGYGIMKFDVNTEHWVPKTMVRGYKSAPASVDADE from the coding sequence ATGCTGACGACAACTGCTAGTGTGGTCGCGCCGAAGGTTTTGAAGGAACTCATCGCCGCTGGGTCGGTTTCCGCCGCCCGCGTGGAACCCGGTGACAAGGGCCTTCTGATTGTGGTGCGGGCCGGAATGAATGAGCGAGTGCTGGGTGCTGCCCGTGGCGGCCTCCGGTACTTCCAGAGTCTCGATGGCGCTGCAAGCGTTTTGCAGGGCTACGGGATCATGAAGTTTGATGTGAACACGGAGCACTGGGTGCCCAAGACGATGGTGCGCGGCTACAAGAGCGCGCCTGCGTCGGTGGATGCCGACGAGTGA
- a CDS encoding ParA family protein yields MIFACVNTKGGVGKTTTAVHLAVMLARQGKTLLIDGDPQASAASWAAWRRETQYDPSPTTTCLAGKAILAEGKQLATGFEHVVVDAGGRDSVGLRSALLLAQRAVIPVGASNLDAAAMTDLLEVVELARDYNPDLDVRVLLTRVDPRTKDAAEMLEFLAEQKLTVLPTKVCERVAFRRAIGEGATVQELGRDQAAISEMEAFFREVMA; encoded by the coding sequence ATGATCTTCGCTTGTGTGAACACCAAGGGCGGCGTCGGCAAGACCACGACCGCCGTGCATCTGGCAGTGATGCTGGCCCGTCAGGGCAAGACGCTGCTCATCGACGGCGACCCGCAGGCCTCGGCCGCGAGTTGGGCCGCATGGCGTCGTGAGACGCAATACGACCCGTCGCCTACCACCACCTGCCTCGCTGGCAAGGCGATCCTCGCCGAAGGCAAGCAACTGGCCACCGGCTTTGAGCACGTTGTCGTCGATGCAGGCGGCCGTGATTCCGTGGGCCTGCGCTCCGCGCTGCTGCTGGCCCAGCGTGCCGTGATCCCGGTCGGTGCGTCCAATCTGGACGCAGCGGCCATGACTGACCTGCTCGAAGTCGTCGAGCTAGCCCGTGACTACAACCCTGACTTGGATGTGCGCGTGCTGCTGACCCGTGTCGATCCGCGCACCAAGGATGCGGCCGAGATGCTGGAATTCTTGGCCGAGCAGAAGCTGACTGTGCTGCCCACCAAGGTCTGCGAGCGCGTGGCCTTCCGTCGCGCCATCGGCGAGGGCGCGACCGTTCAGGAGCTGGGCCGCGATCAAGCCGCGATCAGCGAGATGGAAGCGTTCTTCCGTGAGGTGATGGCATGA